A single genomic interval of Bacillus sp. es.036 harbors:
- a CDS encoding Asp23/Gls24 family envelope stress response protein, producing the protein MAIEMKTQYGQIDISTEVVAAIAGGAAIDCYGIVGMASQKQLKDGITELLGKDNFSRGIVVRKDEDDLNIDMYIIVSYGTKISEVAHNVQTKVKYQLDQMLGLSVDSVNIYVQGVRVTNP; encoded by the coding sequence ATGGCAATTGAAATGAAAACCCAGTACGGACAAATTGATATTTCGACGGAAGTAGTCGCTGCGATTGCAGGTGGCGCAGCAATTGATTGTTATGGTATCGTTGGAATGGCTTCGCAAAAGCAATTAAAAGACGGCATCACTGAACTATTGGGGAAAGATAACTTTAGCAGAGGGATTGTCGTACGTAAAGATGAAGATGACCTTAACATTGACATGTACATTATCGTAAGCTACGGCACTAAAATTTCAGAAGTAGCTCATAACGTGCAAACAAAAGTAAAATATCAGCTTGATCAAATGCTCGGGCTATCAGTTGATTCAGTAAACATTTACGTCCAAGGGGTTAGAGTGACCAACCCATAA
- the sdaAB gene encoding L-serine ammonia-lyase, iron-sulfur-dependent subunit beta produces the protein MKFRSVFDIIGPVMIGPSSSHTAGAARIGRVARHLFGREPKSITVSLYGSFARTYKGHGTDVALIGGVLDFDTYDERIVNALTIAKEKKIKVRFTEEDAITDHPNTARIHLSDEKGELELVGISIGGGKIEVIELNGFALGLSGNSPAILVVHNDRFGAIAGVSNTLAKHEINIGHMNVSRKEKGKEALMTIEVDQNIPQIVLDEVESLPNIIQVAKISD, from the coding sequence GTGAAGTTTCGCAGTGTATTCGATATTATTGGACCTGTAATGATTGGTCCATCAAGCTCCCATACAGCTGGAGCAGCTAGAATAGGTCGTGTGGCAAGACATTTGTTTGGTCGTGAGCCTAAGTCGATCACCGTTTCACTATACGGATCGTTTGCAAGAACCTACAAAGGACATGGTACTGACGTGGCGCTAATCGGTGGCGTTCTCGATTTTGATACATACGACGAGAGAATCGTGAATGCGCTTACAATAGCGAAGGAAAAGAAAATCAAAGTTCGCTTTACGGAAGAAGATGCGATCACAGATCATCCAAATACTGCGCGCATCCACCTATCTGACGAAAAGGGAGAACTTGAGCTTGTTGGGATTTCCATCGGCGGTGGTAAAATCGAGGTTATTGAACTTAATGGGTTTGCGCTAGGACTTTCAGGGAATAGTCCAGCGATTCTCGTTGTGCACAATGATCGATTTGGCGCGATTGCAGGTGTATCAAACACGTTAGCCAAACATGAGATTAACATTGGTCACATGAATGTATCGCGAAAAGAGAAGGGCAAAGAAGCGCTAATGACGATTGAAGTGGATCAAAACATTCCGCAAATTGTATTAGATGAAGTGGAATCGTTGCCTAACATTATACAAGTTGCAAAAATTAGCGATTGA
- the spoVM gene encoding stage V sporulation protein SpoVM → MKFYTIKLPKFLGGFVRAVLGSFKKNE, encoded by the coding sequence ATGAAGTTTTATACGATTAAATTACCAAAATTTCTCGGTGGTTTTGTGAGAGCAGTGCTCGGGTCTTTTAAAAAAAATGAGTAG
- the rpmB gene encoding 50S ribosomal protein L28, producing the protein MAKCAITGRKTSFGNKRSHALNTTKRKFGANLQKVRIMVDGKPKKVYVSARALKSGKIERA; encoded by the coding sequence ATGGCTAAATGTGCAATCACTGGACGCAAGACTTCGTTTGGTAACAAGCGTTCTCACGCGTTGAATACAACAAAACGTAAATTTGGTGCTAACCTTCAAAAGGTACGCATCATGGTAGATGGTAAACCTAAGAAAGTTTATGTATCTGCTCGTGCTCTTAAATCAGGCAAAATCGAACGCGCATAG
- a CDS encoding DAK2 domain-containing protein has protein sequence MTIQKIDGKRFAHMVLEGANNLSKNAKMVDALNVFPVPDGDTGTNMNLTITSGAAEVRSSSSDKVGDVASLFARGLLMGARGNSGVILSQLFRGFSKSIEGKSEITSVELAAALENGVDSAYKAVMKPVEGTILTVAKDAARKAVKSAKKISDVVELMQVVVKEGKESLNRTPDLLPVLKEVGVVDSGGQGLLLIYEGFLAVLEGKETPDSSVDEEKMDELVRAEHHKSAQGHMKTEDIEFGYCTEFMVQFEEEKLAKSPYDEEAFRNELDKHGDSLLVVSDDDLVKVHMHTEYPGNIMTYAQNYGSLIKIKIENMREQHSTIVKEERPKREKKEKPAERKEYGIITVSMGEGIATLFESLGAHYVIPGGQTMNPSTEDIIKAIEEVYANNIIILPNNSNIVMTAQQAASVVDENVIVIPSKTVPQGISSLLGFNPSASAQANEEAMKDSLSAVKSGQVTFAVRDTKIDGIDIAKDDFMGIADGKIVVSEQERLEVAKALLSSMITEDDEIVTIIYGEDAEQEEAETLVAYIEERFEEVEVELHEGKQPIYAYIMAVE, from the coding sequence GTGACGATTCAAAAGATTGATGGAAAGCGTTTTGCGCACATGGTTCTTGAAGGAGCAAATAATCTTTCAAAGAATGCCAAAATGGTAGATGCGCTAAATGTTTTCCCTGTACCAGATGGAGATACTGGTACAAACATGAACTTAACAATTACATCTGGAGCAGCTGAAGTAAGATCAAGCAGCTCTGATAAAGTAGGAGACGTGGCATCTCTTTTTGCAAGAGGCTTATTGATGGGCGCACGCGGGAATTCTGGCGTTATTCTATCTCAGCTATTTCGAGGGTTTTCAAAGTCAATAGAAGGAAAGTCTGAGATTACAAGCGTCGAGTTAGCTGCCGCACTTGAAAATGGCGTGGATTCGGCCTATAAAGCTGTTATGAAGCCAGTGGAAGGCACCATTCTTACCGTTGCAAAGGATGCTGCTCGTAAAGCAGTGAAGTCTGCAAAGAAAATATCAGACGTTGTCGAGCTGATGCAGGTGGTTGTAAAAGAAGGAAAAGAGTCTTTAAACCGTACGCCTGATCTCCTTCCTGTACTAAAAGAAGTTGGCGTAGTTGATTCTGGCGGTCAGGGTCTATTGTTAATCTATGAAGGATTCCTTGCTGTTCTGGAAGGAAAAGAAACACCTGATTCTTCCGTTGATGAAGAGAAGATGGATGAGCTTGTGCGAGCTGAGCACCACAAAAGTGCACAAGGTCATATGAAAACAGAAGACATTGAATTTGGCTACTGTACAGAGTTCATGGTTCAATTTGAAGAAGAAAAGCTTGCCAAATCACCTTATGACGAGGAAGCATTTCGAAATGAACTTGATAAGCATGGTGACTCCTTGCTAGTTGTCTCTGACGATGATCTCGTTAAAGTACATATGCATACTGAATATCCGGGAAACATTATGACGTATGCACAAAATTACGGGAGTTTAATTAAGATTAAAATTGAGAACATGCGCGAGCAGCACTCAACAATCGTGAAAGAAGAGCGTCCGAAGCGGGAGAAGAAAGAGAAACCTGCTGAACGTAAAGAGTATGGGATTATTACGGTGTCAATGGGCGAAGGAATCGCAACGTTGTTTGAGAGCCTTGGCGCTCATTACGTCATCCCAGGTGGACAGACGATGAATCCGAGCACAGAAGATATCATCAAGGCAATTGAAGAAGTGTACGCTAATAATATCATTATTTTGCCAAATAACAGCAATATTGTGATGACTGCACAGCAGGCTGCTTCCGTTGTTGATGAGAACGTCATTGTTATTCCATCTAAGACGGTGCCACAGGGTATTTCGAGTCTCCTTGGCTTTAACCCTTCTGCTAGTGCTCAAGCAAATGAAGAAGCGATGAAAGATAGTCTTTCAGCTGTTAAATCAGGTCAAGTAACGTTTGCTGTACGCGATACGAAGATTGACGGAATTGATATCGCAAAAGACGACTTTATGGGAATCGCGGATGGTAAAATTGTTGTTTCTGAACAAGAACGTCTTGAAGTAGCTAAGGCGCTTTTATCATCTATGATTACAGAAGACGATGAAATTGTTACGATTATTTACGGGGAAGACGCTGAGCAGGAAGAAGCAGAAACCCTTGTAGCTTATATCGAAGAGCGGTTTGAAGAAGTTGAAGTTGAGCTTCACGAAGGTAAACAACCGATCTACGCCTATATTATGGCCGTGGAGTAG
- the sdaAA gene encoding L-serine ammonia-lyase, iron-sulfur-dependent, subunit alpha has protein sequence MFRNVAELVELAQSKNKPISEIMIEQEMDFRGRTREEVYNQMKNNLVVMEQAVERGINEDVKSHSGLTGGDAVLLQNYMKSGNSLSGHTMLDAVSKAIATNEVNAAMGTICATPTAGSAGVVPGTLFAIREKVNPTEEQMVRYLFTSGAFGFVVANNASISGAAGGCQAEVGSATGMAAAAIVELMGGTPEQSSHAFAIALKNMLGLVCDPVAGLVEVPCVKRNAMGASNALVAADMSLAGITSRIPCDEVIDAMYKIGQTMPSALRETAQGGLAATPTGRELEAKIFGVSLDRK, from the coding sequence ATGTTTCGTAACGTAGCAGAATTGGTAGAATTGGCGCAATCGAAAAATAAGCCAATCTCAGAAATAATGATTGAACAAGAAATGGATTTCAGAGGCCGTACACGTGAAGAAGTTTACAATCAAATGAAAAATAATCTTGTTGTCATGGAGCAGGCGGTTGAAAGAGGAATTAATGAAGATGTTAAATCACATTCCGGCTTAACAGGTGGAGACGCTGTTCTTCTTCAAAACTATATGAAGTCTGGAAACTCGTTGTCAGGCCATACGATGCTTGATGCTGTTAGTAAAGCGATCGCCACAAATGAAGTAAACGCAGCAATGGGCACAATTTGTGCAACGCCGACAGCAGGCTCGGCTGGAGTTGTACCAGGTACTTTATTTGCGATTCGTGAAAAAGTAAATCCGACAGAAGAGCAGATGGTAAGGTATCTCTTCACTTCTGGAGCATTTGGGTTTGTTGTAGCGAATAATGCTTCTATTTCAGGTGCAGCTGGTGGCTGTCAGGCTGAAGTAGGTTCTGCAACAGGGATGGCTGCAGCAGCGATTGTGGAACTAATGGGGGGGACGCCAGAACAATCTTCTCACGCATTTGCTATTGCACTTAAAAACATGCTTGGTCTTGTATGTGACCCTGTTGCAGGCCTTGTTGAAGTACCGTGTGTAAAACGTAATGCAATGGGCGCTTCTAATGCGCTCGTAGCAGCAGATATGTCTCTTGCTGGTATTACAAGTCGCATTCCATGTGATGAAGTAATTGATGCGATGTATAAAATTGGACAAACGATGCCATCTGCCCTTCGTGAAACAGCACAAGGGGGACTTGCAGCAACACCAACGGGACGTGAGCTCGAAGCGAAAATCTTTGGAGTATCCCTTGATAGGAAATGA